aagaaaacaaaaatttgacCCTTTTTTGACTAAAAATAGATAATTGGCTAATATTGATAATATTTTACTAATATTAGTAATGTTTTATGAGTTGGCCAATTTTTATTATAAGCTACTTATAAATAGACATAACtgattttccttattttttttctaaaatgcAAAACAGAAGGAAACACCATTAATATTATTTACTAAATCCATTGGAAGGTTGAATTTGAATAAATCAAAGTAAATGGAGGTGATATGATATTTTCTAAAAGTCATTGCAAAACTTGCCTCCTCTATGTCACTATAAGGATGTCGACTTATCAAAGCTTTTGATCTTGGCATCTCTCCCCTTAGGCCTTAGCTATCTAAAAGTTTACAAACAGTCCCAAACTAATGACCTGGATTGTGCCCTCGTGATGTTTGGtgtttgtttttaagaagttttCTGAAAATATTGAGGACTTCTTTaggaagtattttaaaaaaaaaaattattacaatGGAAGTAAGGAAGAAATGTGTTCGGATAGTTGCAGTCTtccttttttattaaaaaaaaattaaaaagatttGAGAGAGTGTTGTAAGCGGACAAGAACTTTTCTTAGGAAAAtgctttaaaaataatttttggaaatatttCTTGAAGTTCCTTAAACAGAACATGTTAAAATTGGAAATACTTTTGCAAGATTTATATCAAGCAGATTTTTCCAAACAAATACCACTACCATAGatgttttttcaatttaaacaaattaaagTAAATTAAAGATCATTTATTATAAGTTGGACTCCAGTTGTTATAATCAAATAGCCCGTATACATCCATCTATGGGTATCAatgaatatttaaaaaccgactaaattgaccgtaccgtaccgaaccgatttttaggtttcttttaatagaATCGTAGGTTTCTATATAAATCTACAACCATACTAATAATtagggtagattttttattttatgaaaaaataccgaaccataccgaataaatttacgtatgaaaaatatatttatatattaagtttaaaaataataaagtactaaatttttccttgggtcttggaactataAAAATGATTATAAGCCAACAAGTAAATAAGATCAAAATCCTAATTCTCAAACCTATTATGTtactcctattgaaactaaattattcctagcatattcactagcaagacacaaagtattttaatgattatgagtagcaaactataatgtattgaatatgtttcctttcgtttgatttaaatttatctttttgaatatttaatcttctatttactttattcttgagtcctaacttggttaatatctttgtACTTGTGtgatttatcttttctttgtctttgtgTAGTTTCTTTTACGCAGCAGTAGAGTaattgatggatctatactctggcCATCTTTCATGTTTTCATAATTCATCAccatttaaacagtaaaaatgtctagagaatTTTGTTAATTCTTTATAAAAGTATGTACGTTATTACATTCTATTTTTACTAGTGACTTTTtgcataaaatttaaaaaaatatcgaaaattaaCCGAATCGTACCGAAACCAACATGATTGGGAcgattttaaaaaatttaattttggttatacacaATAGAATAACCAAAAAATTGATATGGtgcaaattttataaaataaccggtcgaacagaaccattgacacccctacctcCATCTATTCAAAAAGAATTAAGTGGGTCAAAGTATGATtgttaaatctttttatttattggTTTCAGTTCAGACATTGTTTTCTCAACATTTTACAGATTTATATATTAAAGGTAGGGGTGTTCACAGTttggtttggatcggttttttcctaaaaagaaaccaaaccaagtaagtcggttcttcaaatattggaatcaaaccaaaccaattaagtcagtTTTTTATTGATTCGGTTTTTGTcagtttttcggttatttatcggattttttcttaaatatgagacatatactaccaaacacatatttcggcgactatattttcaacgtaacactatcaaaccaattgctctttgagaaatctatcatttaccaagatatattgatgataattgaatcaaatagtgatgaataatttaagtactcaattaaaaattaattatttttaacataaaataaattcttgtacttagcaaagaatgtaaaggtaaagaattagattattataatagcaaagaactagactaaaaatacaaatgactaatattttccataaaattttagaaactttatataaaaatatacatatatataggtgtaataataaatttaaatagctacttttatagtcggtttggttcggttattttttgattaaaaccaaaaccaaaccaaatttgatcgatttttaaaattcaaaaccaaaaccaaaccaaacctaaaaagtatcgatttttttgaTCGGTTtagttcggttttcggtttggttcgattttttgaatttttattaacACCCCTAATTAAAGGTAGAGAAAAAGTACTATAACTTACAACATTATATTACTAAGAATATATGAAAAATTGTTTTCGACAACCTAAAAGTAGGCTACAATAATCAGCAAAGTTAGAGAGCAAACGGAATTAAACTAGTTGTACAACTCACAAGAGAGTTGATTCGGAGCTTATTGATAAATCAATCATCTTTCCGAAAATCCAATATTCACCTGATCCTGTCTTTTAATTATTTCTGGTgactaattattattttaatctaTCTATCGATATCTACatctatttatatttatatctatctatctatctatatttatatatatactatattaaagaCACGAAGTCCTTAACAAAATATCATTCACCTTTATTAACCTTTGAAAATCAATTTTACTTTAGACAAactagtcatttaattatttttctaatatgtaAGACTTTAAAGTCaactaataattttttttttgacccTTCTTTTTGAAATACTACATAGAAAGTCATAATATTTAGgatattaaaattaattataatttaaattatatagattaaataatttatttatactatttttctttttattgtacGTAAACATACGCTAGGAACATGCATATTTGAAGTTGATAAAGTAACTCCAAAGTTCcattttaagaaatatttttctcCGAAATTAGATATATAAACTATTGTATATACCtcaattttatataattattttctatAAAATATACTTCTGTCATTAAAAGTGTAATTCATGTTTAaactttttgtttttaaaattatttatatattgaCTTGGTGTATCCTaaggctatttttttttttaatgttttattCACAATGAAATAAAGTAAGGATTCTTTTTTAGTTTTTCATCTAGCGTACGATTTTCACTATGTGCCCTACTTTCCGAATTCTATTAAAAAGTTTCACTTTGAAGGTTAAAatgattgattttatatttacaACTTGAACACAAACTAATTAAAGATATAGGAATACGTAGCCTTTCACAATGGTTTCGCTTTTCCATACTACTTTTCACAAACTGTGGAAACCTAAAATTCCCCGAAACAAGGAGAAATTTGGAATATTCACTATCCCACTGAATTTGTAATTTTGATATTAGGTCCCACACCTCACCAAAAGTCCAAAACCCACCGTTAATGTCATTTTCTTTTGTAAAAATAAGAAGTGGCCCAAAAGCAATTCAATGCCTACCCATCTTTTTCAAATTTCATCATCACTACTTAGTCCAAACACTAATTTATTTTGTGTGGCCAaactaagaaaagaaatacaTGTTCTTATATATAGTAATAGTTATTAACAACCGCAACCTACAAAAAATTTATTCGGGCCTTTAGACAATTAGGAAATTCATGCAAGTATAGTTTAGGTGTATTTTTCCCTTGCCACAGATCGAGACTGTCACCTTGTTCTAACTCTAAGGTGAAAATTTCAGAAAAAATGAATCAGAAAACAGAAAAAAGTTACATATACATTTTAACATTCGTTCACatttatatactatatcaaaAAATATATTGTCATAAAAAATCTTGAACATTTCGTATTTACTTAATATATTACACATTTCCCCTTCCCTCTTTGTACCGGGGTCCAGGCAGGGGTTAATTAAATATTACGtactatctttttatttttttttacttttattttttaaattccctGATGAAAAACCACTACCGGAGTTTCACTCTTATTATCCTTACGAACATAAAAGAAGCCTATAGAACTATTGTGTTTCTTTTCAAATATCATAAACTACGTCTCATAATAAACAAAATTAAGTGAAACTatggtttaaataaaaaaaatctcccCGTCGTGACTTATACGAGACTTCAAAATGCTTGACGTGGAAGGCGAATGAAAGAATctataaggaaaagaaaaaaggagaaagaatCAGACGGCTCAGATTCACTTTCTATTTCCCATTTATCTCTCCACCCCCTcattccatttcttcttcaaaaaaatcTCTCCCACTCCACTCTCCATAATTCATCAGCCCATCACTCTTCTTTCTCTGAAAAAACTAACACCCAAAAAAGAGAGCAAAATGAAGGGGTGTTAttattcttaattttttttaagaagaagaaaatgatgttGGGTAAAAGAGGACGTCCACCGATGAGGAGGACAACGAGCATGACAGGGATCACCGTTGATATAGGGACAGGGACTGGCAGTGAACAAGAGCCGTCTGATTATAGGCCTAAAGTTATGGTTGATCATCATGATCAGTTTAAGGGTTCATCAGAGAAGCAAGTAATTATTAGTAGTACTACTGCAAGTGGATATGATCATCAATATTCTATGGCGGCGATGGTGTCGCCGAGATACCAAAGGAGAATTTCAGGCGAAGGTTTTCAAACAGAGACGGCTAATTTCTTGAGAACTTGTGGTCTTTGTAACCGCCGGTTGGCTCCCGGACGAGACATCTACATGTACAGGTACAACTTTAATGTCTACCAATAAATGAGACAGAATAAGTTTTTGGTATAATAATCGTCCAAATTTATGTGATACAGTTTGTTTAAAAAGATAacatatttatatatttagaaataatttgtttttaaaattctcATAAATATCATAATATGTTTTAAATCAGAAATTTTAAGTCTTTTTTAATTAATGACATATTAACAGATTTATAGGATTCTTTAATAGACTGGAATACTTATGGAGTCAAAAAGGAGTGAGTAATAGGTAGGAATCTGATGGCGAGAAACTTCATTTTcctattgattttctttttagcaCTTATTTTACGTACTGAAGAAAAAAGctaacaaaaggaaagaaaaagaattaaaaaatagctagatttacaatTTGTTGAAGAACCTAATTTGCTAAGAGAttaaaaatagctagatttacaattggtaattgaaaaatagccacagtttcaaaagtaagcgaaatttagccacttttcatgtaaagataaaatctaaacaaaaacacttataaaaatccagaaatattccagcataatatgcggaagtttgaatatttttacatatgagcttccagcataatatgctagagttttataatgtgctggagttccatcATAATATGCTTGGAAGTTTATAACTTTATATGTAGGAGCTTCATAATcccgcatattatgctgaaacttttcgTGTGTCGGAGTTCCAACATATATAATATGTCGGAATCTTATACGCAGGAGCTCTatattccagcatattatgctacaACTTTCCGTGTTTCAGCAAAACAATGATTATTTTTTTAATGAGTTTGCAAACGCTGGCTCTTTTTTAATTACCAGTCCAAAAACTGACTAGCACGTGCTATTTTGACGATGTGGTTTCAACTTACAAAATATATATGGAGTTACACTTCAAATTTCATATATGGAGCTGAAGGGTCGTCTTCTGCTTAGCTGAAGAGTCAAGTTACTATTCTTGTCCTTTTGTGGTTGTCGTTGCCAGAACGGGCATCTGTCTTCTTTGTGAAGGGGCAAGATGCTTATTCCTCGTCTGCATAGACATGGTAAACTTGGGCTATACCTTGTGGGTCTTCCATGTCTCCATTGTTTTGATTTTCCGTTGAGGAAGATGCTGATGCTGCTTCTAGCATGGCTTGTACTTCCGTTGGACTTGCTGTATCAATATTTGCTAAGACTTCTAATAgtcttttttttaattctattTGGAAACTGGATGATCCCATTCTGCTTGCTGCTTTGGACTTGGACTGAGTTGCTTTTACTTCAGGCACTCACCCTTTGATCCTTGGAATTTTAACTAAGTATTTAATTCGGTCAATTTCTTCAATGGTGAATGACCAGTTGATTATGTAGGAAATTCGTTTTGCAAAGTAGTATTTGCATAACTTAATATGATCAGGTAGCGTGGAAATTTCATGCTCCTTTTGGAATCTTTCGAAATGTATTTGAAAGCTTCTGGGCATCATTTGCTCAGTTCCTCCAAATATTTTCCACCAGTCATAAAACCATCTGGGAATGACTGATTTCATCATTTGTTCGCTGTATTTTACGAACCAGATATGGGTATTTGGGCGTAGTATATAAAGTTATACCATGCTTATGTATAGTCAACGAAATTATAGGTTTGAGGCATATGTTGTTTTGATAGCACAATCGGGGTATTGCAAGTGGTCCATACACCATTCAAAAAGGCTAATAATCTTATTAATAGTGAACTTTGAGTGTTTAATACTATTGGGGTCCATGTTATCTTTTAACTCATGTTCTATTGATATTGATCCTGTATCTATCAGGATAAATTCATAGTACCTTCTTGTTTTGAGAGGGTCAGTGGACTCTACGTAATTCCTGTTGGTATAACAAGGTCTAACCAAATCTCTTATTTCGAGATTTGTGTAACCGTTGTCTAATACCAAAATCATGATTGGCGACTTGGGTATGAGTTCGAAATTTTCCTTCTCTTGAGAGATGGGCTTTTTACCTTTTCTCTTAGAGGGAGTGTTTGGGCTTACCGCTTGTGCAAAAGATTCTGGGGTATTCATCTCGTAGTGTGAACTGGTTAACAGTTTACCTGTCATTGAGCTTGTTGAGGCCTTTGATGAAGCCTGTTGTAATGGTGCTTCTATTCTTGGTATAGAATCGATAATTGTCATCTTTGATGATGCTGGTTTATTTATAGTAGGTACTCTCGGAGGGGTAACCATTTTATGTGAAGGTGGTCTCACGAGTAGGGATGTAAGGGAATCGAACTAATTGTTCGAAGACTCGGGAGAGACTTTCTGTTTAAGAATACCACCGTACCCTACGTCTGAAGCGTCGATTTCTACTATCATAAATGTATCTCGATTTGGAATACATAGACACAAAAGTTTTTGAACAAACTCAATTCCATTGTGGAGTATAGAACAAACAAATACAGTTAAAAAGGTCAAGTCCATTGTTCAAAAACTTTTGTGCCTAGGTATTCCAAATCCAGATGCATTCATGATAGTAGAAACCGACGATTCAGACGAAGGGTACGGTGGTATTCTTAAACAGAAAGTCTCTCCCGAGTCTTCAGAACAATTAGTTCGATTCACTTTCGGAATCTGAAATTTCGCTCAAAAGAATTATAGTACAGTCAAAAAAGAAATTTTGTCTATAGTACTATGTATTACTAAATTTCAAGatgatttaattaataaagaattttTACTAAGAGTTGATTGTAAATCAACAAAAGCGATTTTATGAAAGGATGTAAAAAATCttatttcaaaatagatttttgCGAGATGGCAAGCTTTATAGCCTAAACTTACCATGCATATGCAGACGAGGAATAAATATTTTTCCCCTTCACAAAGAAGACAGATGCCCCTTCATCAGCCGACAAAGACAGCTTTTTCAAAAGCAAACTACTCTTCAAAAAATGAAAGAGTCACTTGACAACGACAACCATAAAAGGACAAGAATAGTAACTTGCCTCTTCAGCTAAGCAGAAGACGACCCTTCAACAAAGCAAAAGACATCAATCTAGAATCGTCTATTTATAAGGTTGAGATTATATCAACAATTTTCAGAAGTATATATAAGACTTTCAAATTCTAATCGTTAGAGATCAGAAAATTTCCAAAGATTTTCTTTCTATCCTTTCTCTGCCCTTTTTGTAAAATGTTTGCTTATGTTTGAATAAAGCTCTTATCTTGTAAGTGTTTTTGACTTATGCTTTAAATTTCACTTTTATTATATAGTTTTCATTATAAAACCCATGATCCTTTCAATGGTGTCAGAGCCATGTTGTTGAGTATGAGAGGCTAAACCCCTCATATTATCCTTAGGGTTCGTCAAAAGCTTGTTATCATGTTGATGTTATGGATCTTAATTACTCTATATTATTCATCTCTGCATATATTTACTGTTCATCTTCTTTAAATCTTCAGATCTTATTCTGTAGTGTGAGGTTATCGTTCTATGTTCATAAGTGTGAGGGATCCTTGTAGGATGTTGATTAAACCTTATTAAACTGCCGTCAGTTGCCGTCGTCCATAGGCTAGGGAGTGCCTCCAGAAACATGACATAACACGACACACGTTTAATCCCCAACCCCCAAGATAACTTAGAACTAAGAACACAACTAAAGATAACTTAAGATAAAGATCAACaagggaagaagaagataaaTAGTAGACACTATACAGTTAGGAACATTATAGAACTGTTAAGACAAATAATACATAATAGGATAACAGAGAAAGTAGACTTACGCCTTAAGGCTAGGCCTATCCAAATGAACCATGATCTCATGGAAATTTGCAAGAAAGAAATTAATGATCTCCTTAAAAAGAAGATTATAAAACCATCAAAATCACCTTGGAGTTGTGCAGCTTTCTACGTTAATAATAGCGCAGAAAAGGAAAGAGGAGCTCCTAGGCTTGTTATTAATTATAAGCCATTAAACAAAGTCCTACAATGGATTAGTTACCCGAtacctaataaaagagatttGTTAAAAAGAACTTATAAAGCTAGCATATACAGCAAATTTGACATGAAGTCAGGTTTCTAGCAAATAAAGATTAGCGAAAAAGATAAGTATAAGACTGCATTCAATGTCCCCTTtggacaatatgaatggaatgttatgacTTTCGGGTTAAAGAAAGCCCCCTCAGAATTCCAAAACATCATGAATAACATATTTAACCCATATAGTAATATGTCAATTGTTTATATTGACGACGTTCTAATATTCTCAGAGGATATAGATTctcattttaaacatttaaatactTTCTTAAGTTATCAAAAGCCCACATCTGTAATGATGGAATCTCCTTTATAAATGATTTTGTGGTAACTAGGGATATAGATGAAGAAATTATCCTAGGAATGATATTTATAACCCAGATTAAACCATATCATGATAACTTGAATGCAATTTGCACCACAATAttaggaaagaaaataaaattcctTTATCTAAATTCCATTTCCAAAGAGGAAAGTGACTTCCTCAAATCAAAAACTATATTTAAAATAAACCTGCTTTCAAATAaggtaaattatttaaaaaacGATATAAAAGTTCACAAAATTGAACAAACTTTAAAAACCCTGGGAATGGAGGAAAAGATTAAACATTTTCAAGAAAAATTCGGGTCCATGTTATCTTTTAACTCATGTTCTATTGATATTGATCATGTATCTATAAGGATAAATTCATAGTACCTTCTTGTTTTGAGAGGGTCACTGGACTCTACGTAATTCCTGTTAGTATAACAAGGTCTAACCAAATCTCCTATTTCGAGATTTTCGTAACCTTTGTCTAATGCCAAAATCATGATTGGCGACTTGGGTATGAGTTCGAAATTTTCCTTCTCTTCAGAGATGAGCTTTTTACCTTCTCTCTTGGAGGGAGTGTTTGGGTTT
The sequence above is drawn from the Nicotiana tabacum cultivar K326 chromosome 13, ASM71507v2, whole genome shotgun sequence genome and encodes:
- the LOC107766503 gene encoding FCS-Like Zinc finger 5, whose protein sequence is MMLGKRGRPPMRRTTSMTGITVDIGTGTGSEQEPSDYRPKVMVDHHDQFKGSSEKQVIISSTTASGYDHQYSMAAMVSPRYQRRISGEGFQTETANFLRTCGLCNRRLAPGRDIYMYRGDIAFCSMECREQQMKQDERKEKSNKLNSNKTENHHNHSEFPSANSETSSKSETIAAA